Genomic DNA from Bacteroides zhangwenhongii:
ACAGCAATCCCGATTGCCTGGAGAATTTTATCCAGCTGGATGACAATGATATCTGGACGGCTTTGAAAGTATGGAGCACACATACCGATAAAGTACTTTCTACTTTAAGTATGGGAATGATTAACCGAAATATCTTCAAAGTGGAAATTTCGTCGGAACCGATTAGTGAGGACAGAAAAAAAGAATTAACTTTGCAAATCAGCCAACAACTAGACATCCCCCTTTCCGAAGCGAACTATTTTGTTTCTACCCCCAGCATCGAAAAGAATATGTACGACCCGGCAGATGACAGTATTGACATTATCTATAACGACGGCACAATCAAAAACATAGCCGAAGCTTCGGACATGCTGAACATCTCATTATTGTCCAAAAAGGTAAAGAAATACTATCTCTGTTACCAGAGATTACACAGATAAGTATAAAATATTCATTCAATAACACGGAAATCTGAAAAAAAAGTCCGTTATTTGTGAACTAATTAAATTTTAAATAAAAGACATGGAGTTCTCGGCTAAGCAAATTGCAGAATTTATCCAAGGGGAAATCATTGGAGACGAAAACGCTACGGTACATACATTCGCTAAAATTGAAGAGGGAATGCCCGGAGCTATTTCTTTCCTGTCGAACCCTAAATATACACCTTATATCTACGAAACACAATCAAGCATTGTTCTGGTTAACAAGGATTTTACTCCTGAACATGAAATCAAAGCCACTCTTATCAAAGTGGACAATGCATACGAAAGCCTGGCGAAACTGCTCAATCTCTACGAAACGAGCAAACCTAAAAAACAAGGTATCGATTCACTAGCATTTGTCGCCCCCAGTGCCAAGATTGGTGAGAATGTATATATTGGTGCTTTTGCCTATATCGGTGAAAATACCGTAATTGGAAATAACACCCAGATTTATCCGCATACTTTTGTTGGAGACGGCGTGAAAATAGGTGATAATTGTCTGCTTTACTCAAATGTCAACATCTACCACGACTGCCGTATAGGTAATGAATGTATCCTGCATTCAGGTGCTGTGATCGGGGCGGACGGATTTGGCTTTGCTCCTACTCCGAACGGATACGATAAGATTCCTCAAATCGGAATCGTGATTCTGGAAGATAAAGTGGATATAGGCGCCAATACCTGTGTAGACCGTGCTACAATGGGAGCTACAATAGTACATAGTGGTGCTAAAATAGATAATCTGGTGCAGATAGCACATAATGATGAAATAGGTTCACATACGGTAATGGCTGCGCAAGTCGGTATTGCCGGCTCTACAAAAATCGGTGAATGGTGTATGTTCGGCGGTCAGGTCGGTATTGCCGGACACATCAAAATAGGGGATAAAGTAGGATTGGGTGCACAATCCGGTGTTCCCGGAGACATCAAATCCGGAAGCCAGCTAATCGGAACTCCACCTATGGACCCCAAACAATATTTCAAAGCATCCATCGTAAGAAAAAGCCTGCCGGATATGCAGAAGGAGCTACGTGACCTGCGCAAAGAAATCGAAGAATTAAAACAACTATTAAATAAGTAACCAATGCTGAAACAAAAAACGCTGAAAGATAGCTTTTCACTGAGCGGGAAAGGTCTTCACACTGGACTTGATCTCACTGTAACATTCAATCCGGCTCCGGACAATCACGGATATAAAATCCAACGTATTGACGTAGAAGGACAACCAATAATCGATGCAGTAGCCGACAATGTGGTGGAAACCACACGTGGCACTGTTTTGTCGAAGAATGGAGTTAAAGTAAGCACCGTGGAACATGGTATGGCAGCCCTTTACGCATTGGGCATTGATAACTGTCTTATCCAAGTAAACGGCCCGGAATTTCCGATATTGGATGGTAGTGCACAATATTATGTACAAGAAATAGAACGTGTAGGAACAGTAGAACAGAATGCTGTCAAAGACTTTTATATTATCAAATCTAAAATAGAGTTCCGGGATGAAACGACCGGTTCATCCATCATCGTATTGCCGGATGAGAATTTTAGCTTGAATGTACTGGTTTCCTACGATTCAACCATCATTCCGAATCAGTTTGCAACACTCGAAGATATGCATAAATTCAAAGACGAAGTGGCTGCCAGCCGTACTTTCGTCTTTGTTCGCGAAATAGAACCGTTACTTTCCGCCGGCCTGATTAAAGGTGGCGACTTGGATAACGCTATCGTAATCTACGAACGTAAGATGTCGCAAGAAAGTTTCGATAAGTTGGCAGATGTGATGGGAGTACCCCATATGGACGCCAACCAGTTAGGCTATATTAATCACAAGCCATTGGTTTGGCCGAACGAATGTGCCCGTCACAAATTACTTGATGTTATCGGTGACCTTGCTTTAATCGGTAAACCGATCAAAGGACGTATCATCGCTACCCGTCCCGGACATACGATCAACAACAAATTCGCCCGTCAGATGCGGAAAGAAATCCGTCTGCACGAAATCCAGGCACCGGGCTATGACTGCAATCGGGAACCGGTAATGGATGTAAACCGTATCCGTGAGCTACTACCTCACCGTTATCCGTTCCAATTGGTGGACAAAGTAATTGAAATTGGTGCCAACTATATTGTAGGCGTCAAGAATATCACTGCTAATGAACCTTTCTTCCAAGGTCATTTTCCACAAGAACCCGTTATGCCGGGTGTACTTCAGGTAGAGGCTATGGCACAGGTCGGAGGTTTGCTTGTTCTCAACTCTGTTGATGAACCGGAACGTTATTCTACTTATTTCATGAAGATAGACGGTGTGAAATTCCGCCAGAAAGTAGTGCCGGGAGATACACTGATTTTCCGTGTGGAATTGTTAGCCCCCATCCGTCGTGGAATCTCTACCATGAAAGGTTATGCATTTGTTGGAGAGAAAGTGGTTTGCGAAGCTGAATTCATGGCACAAATAGTAAAAAACAAGTAATTAACAATTGGAAATTCAAATGATAAGTCCTTTAGCGTATATCCATCCCGAAGCTAAAATAGGGGAAAATGTAGAAATTGCGCCTTTTGTATTCATAGATAAAAACGTGGTTATCGGCGACAATAATAAAATTATGGCTAATGCCAATATTTTATATGGCTCGCGTATCGGTAACGGAAACACTATATTTCCGGGAGCCGTCATTGGGGCCATCCCGCAAGACCTTAAATTTCGCGGAGAAGAATCAACCGCTGAAATCGGAGACAACAACCTGATTCGCGAAAACGTAACAATCAACCGTGGTACGGCAGCTAAAGGGCGCACGATTGTGGGAAGCAACAACTTACTGATGGAGGGTGTGCACGTAGCGCACGATGCATTAGTGGGAAACGGATGTATCATAGGCAATTCTACCAAAATGGCAGGCGAAATCGTGATTGACGACAATGCAATCGTCAGTGCTAACGTATTGATGCACCAATTTTGTCATGTAGGTAGTCATGTAATGATTCAAGGCGGATGTCGTTTCAGCAAAGATATCCCTCCTTACATCATCGCAGGACGCGAACCGATCGCCTTCAGTGGTATCAACATCATCGGTCTGCGCCGTCGCGGTTTTGCCAATGAAGTGATCGAAAGAATTCACAATGCCTATCGTATCATCTATCAAAGTGGTTTGAATACGACAGAAGCATTAAAGAAAATTGAAGATGAATTTGAAAAGAGTCCGGAGATTGACTATATTATCAACTTCATCCGTAACTCAGAGCGTGGCATTATTAAATAAACAGTTCAAAATAGTCATATTATGATATACAGATTTACTATTATATCTGATGAAGTTGACGATTTTGTCAGAGAAATACAAATTGACCCGGAAGCTACTTTCTTTGACTTCCATGAGGCAATACTGAAATCAGCAGGGTATACAAACGACCAGATGACTTCTTTCTTTATCTGCGATGATGATTGGGAAAAAGAAAAAGAAGTAACTCTGGAAGAAATGGATGACAATCCCGAAATGGATAGCTGGGTGATGAAAGAAACTACAATCAGCGAATTAGTAGAAGATGAGAAGCAGAAATTACTCTACGTATTCGATTACATGACAGAACGTTGTTTCTTCATCGAACTATCTGAGATTATCACCGGAAAGAATATGACAGGTGCCAAATGTACCAAGAAATCCGGAGAAGCTCCCAAACAGACTGTAGATTTTGAAGAAATGGCTGCTAGCGGCGGTTCGCTTGATTTAGATGAAAATTTCTATGGCGACCAAGACTTCGATATGGAAGACTTCGACCAAGAAGGATTCGATATCGGTGGCGATGCAGGTAGCCCTTATGATGAAGATAAATATTAATTTAACGATTAGTGATTTAATGATAAGTGTGGTAAAGGTTCGTTTTATCCACAGATCATTAAATCACTAATCTGTTACCATTAACCACTTATCCCCCTTGCCTACTCTCATTGTTCTTATAGGTCCTACCGGTGTAGGAAAAACAGAATTAAGCCTACGGATAGCAGAGTCTTTTCAAACAAGCATTGTATCTGCTGATTCAAGACAACTTTATGCCGAATTAAAGATAGGTACGGCAGCTCCTACTCCCGACCAACTCAAACGTGTACCTCATTATTTGGTCGGTACGCTTCATTTGACAGATTATTACAGTGCCGCTCAATATGAAACGGAAGCGTTGGAAATCCTCGATAAGTTATTTACGCAACACGAGGTCGTGGTTCTTACCGGTGGCTCAATGATGTATGTAGACGCTATCTGTAAAGGTATCGACGATATTCCTACCGTTGATGCGGAAACCCGCCAACTCATGCTACAGAAATATGAGGAGGAAGGACTTGAACAACTCTGTGCAGAACTTCGCCTGCTGGATCCGGAATATTATCGGATAGTCGATCTGAAGAATCCCAAACGGGTAATTCATGCATTGGAAATTTGTTATATGACCGGACGGACTTATACTTCGTTCCGCACCCAACAAAAGAAAGAACGTCCGTTCCGCATTATTAAAATAGGATTAACCCGTGACCGAGAAGAGTTGTATGACCGTATTAACCGTCGGGTAGATATGATGATGGAAGAAGGATTACTGGAAGAAGTACGCTCGGTACTTCCCTATCGCCACCTCAATTCGCTCAACACAGTAGGTTATAAAGAGCTGTTCAAGTATCTGGATGGAGAATGGGAACTCCCCTTTGCCATAGATAAAATCAAGCAAAACTCCCGCATTTATTCGCGTAAACAGATGACTTGGTTCAAACGAGATGAAGAAATACAATGGTTCCATCCGGAACAAGAAACGGAGATACTGGCGTACCTCCATCAACAAATAGGGTGACATTGCAAGCAGTTTCTTCTCGAGTCCACAGTGACAATATTTAAAGTCCTTTTCACAAAGAGATTGAAACTTCCCAATAATCCTTATCAAATCTGCATAAAAATCCATCAGGTTTTGTCGAATCTAAGTTTATTGTTACTTTTGCAATTACGAATAAAAACCAAAACCGAATTAAAAAAGCAGATGAAAAAGATCAGCATCACTCTATTACTCTGCCTTCTCTGTCTGACAGGAATGGCACAAGGACAAAAGGCACTCGATTTAAAAGATATCACCTCGGGACGTTTCCGTCCGGAAAACATTCAAGGCGTAATTCCGATGCCTGATGGAGAACATTACACACAAATGAATGATGACGGCACTCAAATCATCAAATATTCTTTCAAGACAGGTGAAAAAGTAGAGGTGATCTTCGATGTAAAGACTGCCCGCGAATGTGATTTCAAGCACTTCGACAGCTATCAGTTCTCACCCGACGGAAAAAAACTACTGATTGCCACCAAGACGACCCCGATTTATCGGCACTCATATACAGCTGTACATTACATCTACCCTTTGAAACGAAATGATAAGGGCGTTACGACAAACAACATTATTGAACGGCTGTCTGACGGCGGACCTCAACAGGTCCCCGTCTTTTCTCCGGACGGAACAATGATAGCTTTTGTCCGCGATAACAATATCTTTCTTGTGAAACTGCTTTATGGCAATAGTGAAAACCAGGTTACCGAAGACGGTAAACAGAACTCTATTATCAACGGTATCCCAGACTGGGTGTATGAAGAAGAATTCAGTTTTAACCGTGCGTTGGAATTCAGTGCTGATAATACGCAAATCGCTTACATCCGTTTTGATGAATCGGCAGTACCGTCCTATTCTTTTCCGGTATTTGCCGGACAAGCACCCCACATTAATGCTTTGAAGGACTATCCGGGTGAATATACCTACAAGTATCCGAAAGCCGGATATCCGAATTCCAAAGTCGAGGTACGCACTTATGATATCAAATCGCACGTCACCCGCACAATGAAACTTCCGTTGGATCCGGATGGATACATTCCCCGCATCCGCTTTACCAAAGACGCCAACAAGCTGGCCATCATGACACTGAACCGTCATCAGGACCGCTTCGATCTTTATTTTGCCGATCCACGTTCAACACTTTGCAAACTGGTACTACGTGATGAATCACCCTATTATATCAAGGAGAATATCTTCGATAATATCGAATTCTATCCTGAATATTTCAGTTTGCTCAGCGAGCGTGACGGTTATAGCCACCTCTATTGGTACAGTATGGGAGGTAATCTGATCAAAAAGGTTACAAACGGCAAATACGAAGTAAAAGACTTCTTGGGATATGACGAAGAGGACGGATCTTTCTATTACACCAGCAATGAAGAAAGTCCTTTGCGTAAAGCAGTCTACAAGATAGATAAGAAAGGTAAAAAGACCAAGCTGTCTCAAAAAAGCGGAACCAATACCCCGCTCTTCAGCAAATCAATGAAATACTACATGAATAAGTTTACGAGTCTTGATACTCCCATGTTGGTTACGTTGAATGACAATTCGGGTAAGACTCTCAAAACATTGGTTACGAATGACAAGTTGAAACAGACCCTGTCCGGATATGCTGTGCCGCAGAAAGAATTCTTTACTTTCCAGACTACGGATGGTGTAACCTTGAACGGATGGATGATGAAACCTGTTAATTTCTCCGCATCGAAGAAATATCCGGTGTTGATGTATCAATATAGCGGACCGGGCTCGCAACAAGTATTGGATACATGGGGAATCAGTTGGGAAACCTATATGGCGAGTCTCGGCTACATCGTAGTATGCGTGGATGGTCGGGGAACAGGAGGACGCGGAGAAGCCTTCGAGAAATGTACCTATCTGAAAATCGGAGTAAAAGAAGCCAGAGACCAAGTGGAGACCGCTCTCTATCTCGGTAAACAAGCATACGTGGATAAAGACCGGATCGGTATTTGGGGATGGAGCTACGGCGGATACATGACTCTAATGAGCATGAGCGAAGGTACTCCCGTTTTCAAGGCAGGCGTAGCCGTTGCCGCACCGACCGACTGGCGTTTTTATGACACTATTTATACCGAACGTTTCATGCGTACTCCCAAAGAGAATGCAGAAGGATACAAGGCCTCATCCGCTTTTACCCGTGCCGACAAACTGCATGGCAACTTGTTGCTCGTACACGGTATGGCAGATGACAACGTTCATTTCCAGAATTGTGCAGAGTATGCCGAGCAGCTGGTACAACTCGGAAAACAGTTTGATATGCAGATTTATACCAATCGCAATCACGGAATATACGGTGGAAACACGCGTCAGCACTTATACACCCGATTGACTAACTTCTTCTTGAACAATTTGTAATGGCTGACAGAGTACGTAAGCCTGAATGGCTGAAAATTAATATCGGTGCCAACGAACGGTACACTGAAACCAAACGAATAGTTGACTCCCACTGCCTGCACACAATCTGCAGCAGTGGGCGTTGCCCCAATATGGGAGAATGCTGGGGGAAAGGAACGGCTACTTTCATGATCGGCGGTGACATCTGCACCCGCAGTTGTAAGTTTTGCAACACACAGACCGGTCGGCCACATCCGCTGGATAGTAACGAACCTACTCATGTGGCAGAGTCTATCGCACTCATGAAACTCGACCATGCTGTCATCACTTCCGTAGACCGTGACGACCTCCCGGACTTGGGGGCCGAACATTGGGCACGTACCATCCGCGAGATAAAGCGCCTGAATCCTCAGACTACCATCGAAGTGCTGATACCCGATTTTCAAGGAAAAACGGAACTGGTAGATCTCGTGATAGAGGCCCATCCCGACATTATTTCACACAATATGGAAACCGTACGCCGCATTAGTCCGCTAGTGCGCAGTGCAGCCAACTACGACACAAGTCTGCAAGTAATCGGCCGCATCTCTTCCAAAGGAGTGAAATCAAAAAGCGGCATTATGGTCGGTTTAGGAGAAACTCCAGAAGAAGTGGAAACATTGATGGATGACTTATTGACTGTCGGTTGCCAGATTCTTACTATCGGACAATACCTGCAACCCAGCCACCGTCATTATCCCGTTGCAGAATACGTAACTCCCCTCCAATTTGCGAAATACAAAACAATCGGTTTAGAAAAAGGATTTAACATTGTAGAGAGCGCTCCCCTTGTCCGTTCATCCTACCATGCAGAGAAACACATCCGTTAGCAAACAAAACACAGGCACTATTTGTTTTATAAGCAGAACCGACAAATAAACATTAAGTAGAGATGGAGCATAAAGGAATACTTTCTTCCGCATTTAACATGTCACTGGGTTTTGTCCCCGTTATTATTTCCATTTTATTGTGTGAACTTATAACGCAAGACACGGCTATTTACATCGGTACAGGTATAGGTATCGTAGGTATATATCTTTCTCACCGACAAAAGGGGGTACTACTCCCTAACTTTATCCTATACATAGCAACCGGAGTATTGTCATTATTATCCTTAGCCGCACTCATTCCGGGAGATTATGTTCCGCCGGGTGCTCTACCGCTTACCCTGGAAGTGGGTATTCTCATTCCCATGTTAAGCCTTTATATGCATAAGAGAAGGTTTATCAACTACTTCTTAAGGCAGATAGGCGCTTGCAAAAAACGTTTATATGCCCAAGGAGCCGAAGCCGCCGTCGTATCGGCACGTATTGTCCTGATCTTCGGTATACTTCATTTTATCATTATCAGTATTACCGTTATTCTCCAGTCTCCGTTGAGCAAGACCAGTTTGTTTGTACTTTATAAGATACTGCCTCCTACAGTCTTTATAATGAGTATCTTGTTCAACCAGATCGCCATCCGTTTCTTTAATCACCTGATGGCTCACACAGAGTACGTGCCTATTGTCAATACCAAAGGAGACGTGATTGGAAAGACTCCCGCGATAGAAGCCATCAATTATAAGAACACCTATATCAATCCGGTGATACGCATAGCTGTCTCCACACACGGAATGCTCTTTCTTTGTGACAGACCGTCCACAGCCATTCTGGATAAAAACAAAGTGGATATTCCAATGGAATGTTATCTTCGCTATGGAGAATCCTTGACAGAAGGTGTCAACCGTCTGGTCAGCAATGCAATTCCCCAAGCAAAAGATATCAAGCCGGAATTCAATATCGTCTATCACTTTGAAAATGAAGTGACAAACCGTCTCATTTATCTATTTATCATCGATTTGGAGGACGATTCCGTTCTGTGTACTCCCCGCTTCAAGAACAGCAAGTTATGGAATTTCAAACAGATCGAAGAGAATCTGGGGAAAGGCTTCTTCAGTTGTTGTTTCGAAGATGAATACGAACACCTGAAAAACGTTATTTATATAAGAGAAAAATACAAGGAATCTTAGACAGATCGGGCACATGCCCCTTCCAGTCTTTCACCGTACGTGTCTGGATAAACTCTCCTTCGCAAGTAATATTGGCGGCAATGCACAACTTCGTTTGCGGACGGCAGTTTTGTAGAATGTCTTCCACCATTTTGTGATTCCGATAAGGCGTCTCGATAAACAGTTGTGTCTGATTCTCAGCATACACGCGCTGCTCCAATGCCTTCAGTTTCTTGCCACGTTCTCCCGGTTCAATCGGCAGATAACCATGAAATGCGAAACTCTGACCGTTAAAGCCCGAACCCATCACCGAAAGAATAATGGAAGAAGGTCCGACCAGAGGCACCACCTTCAACTTTTTACGCTGTGCAATAGCCACCACATCCGCTCCCGGATCAGCAACAGCCGGACACCCCGCCTCTGAGATAACTCCCATAGAAGCACCACCTATCAGAGGTTTCAAGTAACCGGAAATATCCTCGGGCGAAGTATGTTTATTCAACGGATAAAACGTCAACGCATCAATATCAATCTCCTTATCTACCTTTTTCAGAAAACGACGGGCCGAACGGA
This window encodes:
- the lpxA gene encoding acyl-ACP--UDP-N-acetylglucosamine O-acyltransferase, with product MISPLAYIHPEAKIGENVEIAPFVFIDKNVVIGDNNKIMANANILYGSRIGNGNTIFPGAVIGAIPQDLKFRGEESTAEIGDNNLIRENVTINRGTAAKGRTIVGSNNLLMEGVHVAHDALVGNGCIIGNSTKMAGEIVIDDNAIVSANVLMHQFCHVGSHVMIQGGCRFSKDIPPYIIAGREPIAFSGINIIGLRRRGFANEVIERIHNAYRIIYQSGLNTTEALKKIEDEFEKSPEIDYIINFIRNSERGIIK
- the miaA gene encoding tRNA (adenosine(37)-N6)-dimethylallyltransferase MiaA — its product is MPTLIVLIGPTGVGKTELSLRIAESFQTSIVSADSRQLYAELKIGTAAPTPDQLKRVPHYLVGTLHLTDYYSAAQYETEALEILDKLFTQHEVVVLTGGSMMYVDAICKGIDDIPTVDAETRQLMLQKYEEEGLEQLCAELRLLDPEYYRIVDLKNPKRVIHALEICYMTGRTYTSFRTQQKKERPFRIIKIGLTRDREELYDRINRRVDMMMEEGLLEEVRSVLPYRHLNSLNTVGYKELFKYLDGEWELPFAIDKIKQNSRIYSRKQMTWFKRDEEIQWFHPEQETEILAYLHQQIG
- a CDS encoding SAM-dependent methyltransferase; translation: METALYLLPVTLGDTPIEKVLPSYNKEIISGIRYFIVEDIRSARRFLKKVDKEIDIDALTFYPLNKHTSPEDISGYLKPLIGGASMGVISEAGCPAVADPGADVVAIAQRKKLKVVPLVGPSSIILSVMGSGFNGQSFAFHGYLPIEPGERGKKLKALEQRVYAENQTQLFIETPYRNHKMVEDILQNCRPQTKLCIAANITCEGEFIQTRTVKDWKGHVPDLSKIPCIFLLYK
- the lipA gene encoding lipoyl synthase; translated protein: MADRVRKPEWLKINIGANERYTETKRIVDSHCLHTICSSGRCPNMGECWGKGTATFMIGGDICTRSCKFCNTQTGRPHPLDSNEPTHVAESIALMKLDHAVITSVDRDDLPDLGAEHWARTIREIKRLNPQTTIEVLIPDFQGKTELVDLVIEAHPDIISHNMETVRRISPLVRSAANYDTSLQVIGRISSKGVKSKSGIMVGLGETPEEVETLMDDLLTVGCQILTIGQYLQPSHRHYPVAEYVTPLQFAKYKTIGLEKGFNIVESAPLVRSSYHAEKHIR
- a CDS encoding bifunctional UDP-3-O-[3-hydroxymyristoyl] N-acetylglucosamine deacetylase/3-hydroxyacyl-ACP dehydratase, with the protein product MLKQKTLKDSFSLSGKGLHTGLDLTVTFNPAPDNHGYKIQRIDVEGQPIIDAVADNVVETTRGTVLSKNGVKVSTVEHGMAALYALGIDNCLIQVNGPEFPILDGSAQYYVQEIERVGTVEQNAVKDFYIIKSKIEFRDETTGSSIIVLPDENFSLNVLVSYDSTIIPNQFATLEDMHKFKDEVAASRTFVFVREIEPLLSAGLIKGGDLDNAIVIYERKMSQESFDKLADVMGVPHMDANQLGYINHKPLVWPNECARHKLLDVIGDLALIGKPIKGRIIATRPGHTINNKFARQMRKEIRLHEIQAPGYDCNREPVMDVNRIRELLPHRYPFQLVDKVIEIGANYIVGVKNITANEPFFQGHFPQEPVMPGVLQVEAMAQVGGLLVLNSVDEPERYSTYFMKIDGVKFRQKVVPGDTLIFRVELLAPIRRGISTMKGYAFVGEKVVCEAEFMAQIVKNK
- the lpxD gene encoding UDP-3-O-(3-hydroxymyristoyl)glucosamine N-acyltransferase, which codes for MEFSAKQIAEFIQGEIIGDENATVHTFAKIEEGMPGAISFLSNPKYTPYIYETQSSIVLVNKDFTPEHEIKATLIKVDNAYESLAKLLNLYETSKPKKQGIDSLAFVAPSAKIGENVYIGAFAYIGENTVIGNNTQIYPHTFVGDGVKIGDNCLLYSNVNIYHDCRIGNECILHSGAVIGADGFGFAPTPNGYDKIPQIGIVILEDKVDIGANTCVDRATMGATIVHSGAKIDNLVQIAHNDEIGSHTVMAAQVGIAGSTKIGEWCMFGGQVGIAGHIKIGDKVGLGAQSGVPGDIKSGSQLIGTPPMDPKQYFKASIVRKSLPDMQKELRDLRKEIEELKQLLNK
- a CDS encoding IS1096 element passenger TnpR family protein; the protein is MIYRFTIISDEVDDFVREIQIDPEATFFDFHEAILKSAGYTNDQMTSFFICDDDWEKEKEVTLEEMDDNPEMDSWVMKETTISELVEDEKQKLLYVFDYMTERCFFIELSEIITGKNMTGAKCTKKSGEAPKQTVDFEEMAASGGSLDLDENFYGDQDFDMEDFDQEGFDIGGDAGSPYDEDKY
- a CDS encoding S9 family peptidase, which translates into the protein MKKISITLLLCLLCLTGMAQGQKALDLKDITSGRFRPENIQGVIPMPDGEHYTQMNDDGTQIIKYSFKTGEKVEVIFDVKTARECDFKHFDSYQFSPDGKKLLIATKTTPIYRHSYTAVHYIYPLKRNDKGVTTNNIIERLSDGGPQQVPVFSPDGTMIAFVRDNNIFLVKLLYGNSENQVTEDGKQNSIINGIPDWVYEEEFSFNRALEFSADNTQIAYIRFDESAVPSYSFPVFAGQAPHINALKDYPGEYTYKYPKAGYPNSKVEVRTYDIKSHVTRTMKLPLDPDGYIPRIRFTKDANKLAIMTLNRHQDRFDLYFADPRSTLCKLVLRDESPYYIKENIFDNIEFYPEYFSLLSERDGYSHLYWYSMGGNLIKKVTNGKYEVKDFLGYDEEDGSFYYTSNEESPLRKAVYKIDKKGKKTKLSQKSGTNTPLFSKSMKYYMNKFTSLDTPMLVTLNDNSGKTLKTLVTNDKLKQTLSGYAVPQKEFFTFQTTDGVTLNGWMMKPVNFSASKKYPVLMYQYSGPGSQQVLDTWGISWETYMASLGYIVVCVDGRGTGGRGEAFEKCTYLKIGVKEARDQVETALYLGKQAYVDKDRIGIWGWSYGGYMTLMSMSEGTPVFKAGVAVAAPTDWRFYDTIYTERFMRTPKENAEGYKASSAFTRADKLHGNLLLVHGMADDNVHFQNCAEYAEQLVQLGKQFDMQIYTNRNHGIYGGNTRQHLYTRLTNFFLNNL